The Bos indicus x Bos taurus breed Angus x Brahman F1 hybrid chromosome 13, Bos_hybrid_MaternalHap_v2.0, whole genome shotgun sequence genome includes a region encoding these proteins:
- the CRNKL1 gene encoding crooked neck-like protein 1: protein MAASTAAGKQRIPKVAKVKNKAPAEVQITAEQLLREAKERELELLPPPPQQKITDEEELNDYKLRKRKTFEDNIRKNRTVISNWIKYAQWEESLKEIQRARSIYERALDVDYRNITLWLKYAEMEMKNRQVNHARNIWDRAITTLPRVNQFWYKYTYMEEMLGNIAGARQVFERWMEWRPEEQAWHSYINFELRYKEVDRARTIYERFVLVHPDVKNWIKYARFEEKHGYFAHARKVYERAVEFFGDEHMDEHLYVAFAKFEENQKEFERVRVIYKYALDRISKQEAQELFKNYTIFEKKFGDRRGIEDIIVSKRRFQYEEEVKANPHNYDAWFDYLRLVESDAEAETVREVYERAIANVPPVQEKRHWKRYIYLWINYALYEELEAKDPERTRQVYQASLELIPHKKFTFAKMWLLYAQFEIRQKNLPFARRALGTSIGKCPKNKLFKGYIELELQLREFDRCRKLYEKFLEFGPENCTSWIKFAELETILGDIERARAIYELAISQPRLDMPEVLWKSYIDFEIEQEETERTRNLYRRLLQRTQHVKVWISFAQFELSSGKEGSLAKCRQIYEEANKTMRNCEEKEERLMLLESWRNFEDEFGTASDKERVDKLMPEKVKKRRKVQADDGSDAGWEEYYDYIFPEDAANQPNLKLLAMAKLWKKQQQEKEAGEQDPDTDTAEREAGPSCSY, encoded by the exons ACTTTCGAAGATAACATAAGAAAAAACAGGACTGTGATTAGTAACTGGATAAAATATGCACAATGGGAAGAGAGTCTAAAGGAGATTCAGAG GGCTCGATCCATATACGAACGTGCCTTGGATGTGGACTACCGAAATATTACGCTATGGCTGAAATATGCCGAGATGGAAATGAAGAATCGCCAGGTCAACCACGCCCGGAATATCTGGGACCGAGCCATAACGACTTTGCCTCGAGTCAACCAGTTCTG GTACAAGTACACGTACATGGAGGAGATGCTCGGGAACATCGCTGGTGCCCGGCAGGTGTTCGAGCGCTGGATGGAGTGGCGGCCAGAGGAGCAGGCCTGGCATTCGTACATCAACTTCGAGCTGAGATACAAGGAGGTGGACCGGGCCCGCACCATCTATGAGCGCT TTGTTCTTGTGcaccctgatgtgaagaactggatTAAGTATGCCCGCTTTGAAGAAAAGCATGGTTACTTTGCCCACGCACGGAAAGTGTATGAGAGGGCTGTTGAATTCTTCGGGGACGAACATATGGACGAGCACCTTTATGTTGCCTTTGCCAAATTTGAGGAAAATCAGAAAGAA TTTGAGAGGGTGCGAGTGATCTACAAGTATGCCCTGGATAGAATTTCGAAGCAGGAGGCCCAGgaactctttaaaaattataccatCTTTGAGAAGAAGTTTGGTGACAGGCGGGGCATCGAAGACATCATCGTGAGCAAGCGGAGGTTCCAGTACGAGGAGGAGGTGAAG GCTAACCCGCACAACTACGACGCGTGGTTCGATTACCTGCGCTTGGTGGAGAGCGATGCGGAGGCCGAGACGGTGCGGGAAGTGTACGAGCGCGCCATTGCCAACGTGCCGCCCGTGCAGGAGAAGAGGCACTGGAAGCGCTACATCTACTTGTGGATCAACTACGCCCTCTATGAGGAGCTGGAGGCCAAG GATCCTGAGAGGACAAGACAGGTTTACCAAGCCTCTTTGGAACTCATTCCTCATAAAAAG ttCACATTTGCCAAAATGTGGTTACTATATGCACAGtttgaaataagacagaaaaatttACCATTTGCCAGAAGAGCTTTG GGAACGTCCATAGGCAAATGTCCaaagaacaaattatttaaagGTTACATAGAACTGGAGCTACAGCTTCGAGAATTTGACAGATGCCGGAAGCTTTATGAAAAGTTCCTGGAATTTGGGCCAGAAAACTGTACCTCTTGGATTAAATTTGCAGAATTAGAGACAATCCTTGGCGATATTGAGCGAGCCCGGGCGATCTACGAGTTAGCCATTAGTCAGCCACGCTTGGACATGCCAGAG GTGCTTTGGAAATCATATATTGATTTTGAAATTGAGCAGGAAGAAACTGAGAGAACACGAAATCTTTACCGAAGATTGCTTCAGCGGACACAGCACGTCAAG GTATGGATCAGTTTTGCACAGTTTGAGTTGTCTTCAGGGAAAGAAGGAAGTTTGGCCAAGTGCAGACAAATTTATGAAGAGGCTAACAAAACCATGCGAAACtgtgaggaaaaggaagagaggctCATGCTGCTGGAGTCGTGGCGAAACTTTGAGGATGAATTTGGAACAGCGTCAGATAAGGAGAGAGTGGACAAGCTCATGCCCGAGAAGgtcaagaaaaggagaaaggtcCAGGCTGACGACGGG TCAGATGCAGGGTGGGAAGAATACTATGATTACATCTTTCCCGAAGATGCAGCCAACCAACCCAACCTCAAGCTCCTGGCCATGGCCAAACTGtggaagaagcagcagcaggagaaggaggcTGGAGAGCAGGACCCAGACACAGACACTGCCGAGCGGGAAGCTGGGCCCTCCTGTTCGTATTGA